Below is a window of Myxococcus guangdongensis DNA.
TGCTTCGTCGCGTAGGAGAGGGCCTGCCCCATGGGACTCTTCGGCGGGTGGCGCGGCGTCTGGACTGCAAGCCACGTCGACAGACGCGCGAGAATGCGAGTGCTGGACTCCTGGCGCAGCGCACGGTGCGCTGGGGTGCCCACGAGGTCCGCGTCCCGTGCCTGGGCCTCCACGCGGTAGAGTTCGAGGATGAGGTCCATCGCCTCCCGGGCCTCGGGCGCGGTGGGCAGCGCCTCGAACCCCCTGTGTCAGGGAAGTTGTCGCCTCGGCGGATAGGCCGAGCTGAAGACGCCTTGGGGGCGAGAGCAGGCAGGACGCGGTGCCGTACACGGATGCATTCAAGACGCAGATGGTGAAGCGGATGGTGGGCCCAGGAGCGGTGAGTGCCGCAGCGCTGGCCCGGCAGGTGGGAGTGTCCCAACCGACGCTGTCGCAGTGGTTGCGCGAGGCGAATAGGGTGGCGGCGATGACGCCCCCGCCTGAAGAGAAGAAGCCCACCGCACCCGTAGGGCCGAAGAAGTGGACGCCGGAGGAGAAGCTGCGCGTGCTGGCGGCAACCCAGGGGCTCACGGGCGAGGAGTTGGGCGCCCTCCTTCGCAGTGAGGGGCTGCACGAGGCGCAGCTGAAGGAGTGGCAGCAGGCCGCAGCGGGGGCGCTCTCGGGTGCCTCCACGGAGCCGCTGCCCGCCAAGGAGCGCAAGCGCCTGGCCGCCGCGGAGAAGCGAGTGAAGGAGCTCGAGCGGGAGCTGCACCGCAAGGAGAGGGCGCTGGCCGAGACGGCGGCGCTGCTGGTGCTCGAAAAAAAACTTCAGGCGATGGGGTGGGACGAGCGGCACCAGGAAGGCGAGGACGACGCAGCGGACGAGAAGAGCGAGAAGTGACGCTCACCCTCGTCGACGAGGCGCTGGCCAAAGGAGTGCGTCTGGAGGCCCTCAATGGTCAGGTGAAAACCGGCCAAAGAGGGTCCCGTCAAAACCGGCCAAAGAGAGAGGGCCGAGACAGGAGGACTCCTACCCTGCGGACTCGGCGGACCGCAACTCCATGGCCCCCTTGGTG
It encodes the following:
- a CDS encoding transposase → MPYTDAFKTQMVKRMVGPGAVSAAALARQVGVSQPTLSQWLREANRVAAMTPPPEEKKPTAPVGPKKWTPEEKLRVLAATQGLTGEELGALLRSEGLHEAQLKEWQQAAAGALSGASTEPLPAKERKRLAAAEKRVKELERELHRKERALAETAALLVLEKKLQAMGWDERHQEGEDDAADEKSEK
- a CDS encoding IS66 family transposase produces the protein MPTAPEAREAMDLILELYRVEAQARDADLVGTPAHRALRQESSTRILARLSTWLAVQTPRHPPKSPMGQALSYATKQWDALTRFIEDARLPLDNNRSEAALRKAAIFASSEVIRSRSSSASSRQGQKWS